The sequence aatccaattaaattctaaattgaattcagttggagttcaattttgcgTCACATGTCCATcgaatattttgatttttgtgacaagtgaattattagatgTAAAAACTGAATAGtttaaatccaattaaattataaatcatatatatatatgtataatgagaaaccattacatattttagaaatctatgatttaaaaaatgtgtaaactaataccatatataatttcaacctcttctaaaaaaagttataatttgaatcatgtaactgtgattgtttttaattgtacccaTGCATATATACGGGATTAcacactagtatatataaaaccaaaactaagagaaaattcaatcatcaatcaatatatataagcagagacCTAATATGGGAGAGCATGAGATTCTGCCAAGTGATGCATTCTATGCAAAGAGACTTGAAATATTCTCATGTGCCAAATCAAAcataagaacaaattaaatattcactttttctttcatttggttcaatgtttcaagatgtttctaaatttttttttattttaaattgtatCTTTTGGTTTAATGTTTCTAGACCTTTCatcccacacacaaacacataaaagtctttgtattttcattcaccattttcacctcttgcacttctatccctttatatatatctatCCTTAATCCTTCACGCCATCCGATATCAaatacacacaaaataaaaacaatgtcatttattttcaatCTTTCGACAACACATATTTAGCTCTAACATTGTTGTTTCATCTAATCCTAACCTGTATGAGTTTGCTACTTCCAAGGAAGGGGtgcttgcattttatattgagtgacaacGGCAATTACGATTTTAATGTTAAGgtggatttgtgggttttgtaaataatgtaatTGACTGTGGGTGTTTGcaatgtgtattttgttttagaattaaggagaaaggaaaagacacattctatatcaacttttattctataatattcctacaaagttttttttttctctcattacttcaattgaattttttttttgttgatataagatagaatttctactctagtctaatctaagtgtatatgtgtgtgaagctccctcctggagacttgaaccccggcccttgccccccacaccccacaagtatttatacttatggagtgaccaccgcgccaagggtgcgcggtggttcaattgaataattataatgaatatgtgtgtgcaatttataattgttgtttttttatgatgaactcattactaatagagttctataacaattatgctataatacatatacaacaTTCTCAAAAACcatattacataaaatattataatattatctgTGCATTGCATAGGTAACTTACTCGTTAGATTTGAATTATGGGCTAATTTTGCACCAAGTGTCTAAATGaactttcttaattttggtgCACACAATATTAACACAACTTCAATCTCAATACAATATCTAGTATTCAATTATTCTTGAGATAAGAATATAAGAATCCCTACACTCAACACAAAAATCTAGAGGCCTTAATTATAATACTCACTCATCTAGGAATGATCTCCTCAATAATAATTCTCACTCATTTACGAATGATTCACTAATCAAACAATCAAGCAGAAGCTGAAAAGCCAAAGACTAATGTCAATTCTGCAATACAAACTTGGAGGGGTCATACACACAGAGAGAAAATGTTTGTTCTATTTAAACCCCTTAaaccagattgtttaacctagtatattagtcaagtgattacttaggttaatAATTCATATCtagattaaataataataaatcatatcatgcaaagcagtggaaagtaaataacaccacgataaGATGACtcaagaaaactaatgaaaccaatagtttcaaggtaaaaacttaGAGAGGATTTGACTTAACTATCTTCAAAGTAAAGCAAATTCACTATAAGAGAATCGAAatttttacaatcagatttaaccctaaatctattgttACCTCCAATAGTAACTTattgacacgaccacgtgcaagctccgaatccacggactccttctcttcttggactgattgcaacacaagcacccacacttgtgactttgagatcccactcaaaggtttcagatcaccttTAGTTGTTGATCTTTGTAGCAGCAACTAGGTTCTACCAATGCTTGATTGTAGATTTGCTCTGGTAGACACTTGTGTAATTAGAAGGTACAACAcatctcagatctcacaagaagTAACACACGAGTCTTCAAAAATGTCTTCAAAATGTAGCtagggtttcccttttatatgtgaaCAAGTTGaattgaaaccctaaatatttttGCGGGCTTGGgccttgttttaaaattatggaGAATCTGATTTCTGCGATTCTCAATTGTTCAAATCTAATTTCCGATCGATCGAGTTTGGCAAATTCTCAACTATCTTTTCTACAGTAAGCTCGAACTTGAAGCTTGAAACATACACCTTTGAGCAATGCTTAACACATAGGCTAAACATgttttgttctcggtttgccacaaaatagaattctaaacatttaatcctaaatctttagaacctaataatctccccctttggcaatctgtgacaaaacataCATACAAAATGAATTGCTCAAATCAAACATTAGCCAAATTGCAAAGTGTTGCCCTAATACAATTCTATCACAACTACTAACTATTAGTTGCTAGTATAGATAGCAGCTGTTGAAAGAATTAACCTGTAAATTcctaaaatactaaaaacaaacCATAAACATGTGTGTGAATAATACTGTacaaatccaaagaaaaaaaaaatctaatctttAATTCACAAGACATATAAAGATAGACAGTAATATCATAATGAATAAACTCGTCATCAATAACCATCATAATCTAGAATCACATCAAAgtttgtgaaacaagaaacatcAACGAAAATACATCAAAGtatatcaaaacaaataaaaactcataaaagctccccctaaatacaaaaTCTAtgctctccccctttttgttatgtattgacaaagacaacccAATCAGAAgataaacagtaaaaaaaaactccccATATGAACAATATAGGTTTAAAAAACAActttctccccctataaaaataggaaaacaaaacaagttttgggaaaaCAGCTTTAGGGGAAATTTAGGAAGTGGGAGAAAATAAAGGCACGCataagtttagaattcacctgaatacaaatattttttctttcaatatatgcaaactTGAAACTATGTGAGCCATAAACAGATACATGCAAACATTCCAGGTACAATTAGTCAAGACTATAAAAAATCGatcttaataatataaaaattcagCATGCAATGTTTTCATGTGTCAAGGTATTTTGAACTCAAATCAACCTCATgagtagaaaaaatatttgcacatttattatccaacatatctcaaaaaaatattttatgcagttcacacataaaaaatagcatatactaaaatgtacagaactcaaaaattaatcaatcaatttttagatcAAGTTGGGcacccaatttagcaaagtgtgtgcatgttatgtgtgaaacAAATGAGAGATATAACTACAAAAATTAATGGATAAAGAAAACAATGGAATACATGTGAATCCTAtcacaaatgatgcatgaaaagaCTAATCattcaagaaactaaaaactgaaaattttctaGTTTCGATTGGTTGAACATCGATCGAGTATTGATCAAGAGAGGCAAAGAGTTTTGAACACAAAAAATCATACTTTCAATCGGTCGAGAACATCTTTGATTGGTCGAAACagtaaaactttttaaaacttaaaaatctgaaaattttatgcaaaaaagtAACTTGAAAGTAGTTTTTATGACTCAATGCAGATGAGCATGatctagaaaattttttaaaaacatgatgCCTCTTAAATGCAAATATCAAAACCAATCAAGAAGTTAAAAACAAAGATTTTAAACTTCTAAACACATTTTTCCTCAAattcccaaccaaaaaaaaaaaaaaaaaaattgcatttacACATCAAATCATATGAAATTGAAGATGGCTAGATTAGTCAACACACAATGATATGTACAGAATTTAGCAAAGATTTgcgtgtagtgtgtgcaactagtacgTGTACAAAGCACAAAATAGGTAATATGTAGATagtaattaaacaaattttttacattatcAATCACATTGGTTTGAAAGTTGTGCGGGCCAAAAATATGTTGCTTACGcttttgggctcacaatctatttgtttCGTGGGTTTTgagtttcctactatgggtgatCCTTCGCTGTAAGACCCACAATCACTTAAGACCCTGTGAGCTCCTCCCCTTCTCTAAATTTCTCACCCTTTTCTTATGAtaatctctctcttctctctgtgTTTCTCTTTCCAATTGCCAACCTCCATTTCTCCttccattcttttatttatagcCCTAGGTAAGTGGGGGTGCCATGATTACCTTACCCTACTAGTGCAAATGGGGGTCCAATTCTCTCAGCTTTAGGTGGGTTTTTGGTAGGAAAGTggtagtggcattggaactgatTCCCACCTTCACGAATTCGCTTGGCAGCGATATTCCTGAAGGCACTACTGGGCAACCAGGTGCAGGGGTTCTCCGAGCAATGATATCCCCAACCAGGTTAAAGACGATCAGGAGAGGGGGGGAAATTGCCTATGGTGTTTAAGTTAGTGAGGTTCTATTTTCAGTTTTGGGTGCATAGATTGGGCTCGGAGCGTTCAGACCGAGGCCCACGGACCAAAAATGGGGGTAGGGCCAAATAACACGTCGCAAGGTTTGGGTATGAGGCCTATGGGGCCTGGGGCCTAGGCTCGTACTGAGGCTTGGGCTCAAGGCCCATGGGGCCTGGGGCCTAGTCCTGTACAAAAGTGATTATTACCTAAATAGTTACATcttataactctcacatctcctagaaaacacgcttgcaatcatgtaaagcagtttttattctttttgctttttgcttttgtttttgtttttttttgtttctttcaatttttatacttttGAATTCAACaccttatttaattttgttgtgCAAGTGCAACATTTTACCGAGCACAGTTTTTATGATTTGCACACAGGTGTTTATGATTGACGAGTAACagtgatgagatggttatttatgcttttttccaatgattttttttagtccttacgATCAAACTATGTgacatcaaaatcaagatcgtttatttaaaaactataaacaattcaCACAATTAGGCACTACATAgcacaaactagcaaagtgcagaaaATAGTTCAtcaaagctaaacaaggtacacagtCATGAAATGCAAATTTCATTGGCCAACCTCTATTACACAATTAgtgatgtgtaatacaaaaaaataaaaatatttttgaattttcaaaatttttacgactaaaaatcaaaaagcacacattatgctatgaataaaatgcaaaacaatGCACGAATAGTGCtcaactaagctatagaggATACACAGActagaaatatcaatttcttaattaactcATGAGTACATGTACAATCTAGTACATATTCATACAAAATCAGAAATAACTCATGCACTTATAGTTATGCAACACATACTTTTAATGTTTCTCCACGAtatcaagcatgttctaaatcaagagaaagatatcataattcatgtaatcctcaagaaaaataaaactagacaaaaaatgaaacatttttgtcctttgaaatttttcaatgtttttggatttttttctttttaataatcaaaacaaaataaaaactagacaGCCAAAAACAGAAGGTAAACATgtccacaaataattgaaaaaattaaatcagAGACAAGTAAgcaacactcaccttagagaattttttctcacccatatagcacaAGTTTTTGGCTTTGTAGACGAAGAACTATGAGAAGTAGATtgtatttgagggattacacAATTCTCTTGAGAGAGACTGAGATCTtgcaatttcctttcacaagccaacaaacttaaatttttcaaaatcatttgAAACAATTTATCACGACTTATGGCAACAGatatatcatcacatatcctagactGAAACATAGAatgcttaaatttcaatttatgatagttaggacgaatgtgactggtaacaccacaaaagtgacaaaatgACCAACAACAATTTGGCTTTTGCCTCAGCAGATCCAGTCTCCAATTTTGGCTTTTGCCTTAgcaaagaacaatttggtctaatatgaccaacaacatcacaaaggTGATAGGTAGGCACAAAATTAGATGTCTTTTGCACTCTAACATAAGCCTTTTCTTTATGATTCCTTTTGAAATGAGGAATATAAACTCATGTCTTTAGGCTTAATaggaacaaaaacaaatacaaatctGTTATCAACATAAAGTTTGGTATTAGACAAATTTTTCAATTCAGCTTTAGACTCAGCTAACTCTTGTATCAACCTTCTCATCTTCAAAGGAaaattgatttctcaaaaattcattctttttattagattcatctaatctcacaatcaattcatctttttcaagattagccaatttaactcttccttcaatttcttagcaattttcatagATTTAGATAATTCTCTATAGAGAGTTTCACAGGCATTaataagatcaacaaaaacgttagtgtcctttttattcaaaacatCATAGCTAAAAGCagtaagacacttaaaattattcatgataGCGTGGATCAAGGATCTCACTTCGGActttaatccaatcagagtgaactcgctctgataccacttatttgtttgtttagatctcttaaaataaattgtttaacccaatatattagccaagtgattacttagttttattattcagatctaggttaaacaataataaatcatatcacgCAAAGCaatgaaaagtaaataacaccatgatatgataacccaggaaaactaatgaaaccgacattttcaaggtaaaaacctagaaaggatttgacctaactatcctcaagataaaacaaatccactataaaagaatcgaagtttttacaatccgatttaaccctaaatctattactACCTCCAGTAGTAACCTATTAACACAACCACGTGCGTGCTCAGAATCCATGGACTCCTCTTCTTAGACTTACTGCAACATAAACACCCgcgcttgtgactttgagatcccacttaAAGGTTTTAAATCACCTTTAGTTGTAGATCTTTGTAGTAGTAACTAGGTTCTACCAAtacttgattgtagatcttgcTCCGACAGACATTTGTGTAGTTAGAAGATACaacacctctcagatctcacaaggagtaacacacaagtcttcaaaaaggttttcaaaacataGCTAGGGTTTCACTTTTATATGTGGACAAGTtgaattgaaaccctaaacatttttgCGGGCTTGGgccttgttttaaaattttgtagaatCTGATTTCTGCGATTTTTGATAAGttgaatctaattttcgatcaatcaagCTTGGCAGATTCTCAACTCTTTTTTCTACAGTAATCTTGAACTTAAAGCTTGAAATATACACCTTTGAGCAATGCCTAATACatagactagacatgttttgttctcggtttaccaacacatacaaaatagaattttaaacatttaattctaaatctttagaaccttaCAGAAAGTACACAAAGtaaagagagataaaaagagAGACTTGCAGACCGTTATAGACTCTTTACAGCCATTTGGAAGAGTTTAAAATGTGAACTTTGATACGAGGTTGCTTTATTGTAAAGGAGGTTTTGAAGTAAACAAAGAACACGATATAGGGATCATTGCTATTAACCgactaatatttattttttgttttccttttcctatTCATTGATTTCTTTCACTcctcaaatttgaatctaagaATTTAGGAGCCGAGgtttaaatctctctctctttctaatgaagactttgcttttttgtttttatattgtacattctacttttggtttgttttcttGATATCATGATAGTTTTATAATAGTCTCACGAATCTATCTAATCTTTCAAAATTGGGTGTTTTGACCTATTATAGCCTTAATGCCCCAAAcgaatttttagattttgtctCTTTTGTTGCTTATATTGAATTACTTCATTAACACAAACACATATTTGCAAATATGCCCTTAAGTTTTGTCTAACTGCACATCTTCCAATTAAATActtattttgattgttttcatttttatgttgcTAAAGAGCATGGCCCTGCCTCGTGTACTGGGGTTcaaattttatggatttttatGGTGAGCTCATTGATTTAATtgttcaagttttattttaacaacttTGGTAGACATTGTTACGTTTTTTGCCAATCTTATAGTAGATGTTAGTTTTTTACTCTCTTGTGTAGGGAAAGGCATGAGGGAATTTTCATTAGTACATCGTGCTAATATTGCCAATATATCTTTTGAGTATGGTGCAACCATGGACTTCTTTTCTGTGGATCATGTGACTCTacaatatttgaaaatatttgacaaattttcaaCACCCATGTCATGTATAATCTTTTGAAGGTAACCCCTCTTTTTCccttatatttctttttttttttgtattttttttttttgtttcaataattcatggcttttgattctttaattttctgGCTGTTTGGAAGCTTTAACATTTGAactcttggattttttttggttcattaaGTTGCCAATAGTTAAAATCTTTTGAAGGACTTATAACTTGCATGATTGTTAGATTGAAGGAACATTGTGGCTCaggtaattttttatattctagaTATCGAATGTAGAACACAAAAAGTAATTGGATTCCTTTAATAAAACTTCAAATACTAATTCTAAAtgtagatttcaaaaaaaaaaaaaaaatcccaattaattaataaacaaacaacttcattactttaattttttttaaagattgttgTCAACCATAGTGTTTCACATATTCACTAtacaacattaataataataataatcaacatTGTTTTGCATGAATAAtaacaatttataatttataaaattcgAATGAGTACTAacaaaattctttaattttcttttatcaataTTGTTTGATGTTTCCGAGGTAATATTAATGTAAGCAGCCGACTCCCCATGTAAAATtgtaaacaataaaaaattaattgattttttcatAATATTCTCTAACCAAAATATGTCAATTGTcgcataataaattataaatgttcCAATCTTGCAAGTTAAGCCTCTGAAGGCAGTGTTTTGTCTAGTTGGATAATTATATATGCAGTAGCACTTTGAAAGTTCTTTTCTTTCTGTTAAAAGCAATATAATAATATGTGTACGCATAAAATCCTAATCACACATAATTTCTTAGATACTATGGAATTTTGATTTGCGTCTTTTAACGGTCAATTTGAGCCATCAATCATCAATGGATAAATCCCAAATAAGCCTCAATATCACCAACTTAACTAACATTCAAAGACAACATAAAGTACAAATTAATCACAAAGATATGAAAAACTCAAATCAAAAGCCCTTCTCAATATTATTACTCAATAACTAGGATTAACACATAAATGAAGAACtctaaactcaagttccaattgaagaaaaaaacacacaccCAATATCAGTATCTCCCtctctgtttctttgtttttttgtagaGGGGTCAACCAAGGTACAAGTGAACCTTGACAGCCAATAAGAAGATGCAAATGAGACCAAAGTAAAGTAGGGAATGAATCAGTATGGATGCACCACTCGTCTGAAAGTTACCAAAATCCACACACCCATTGCGCCCAGGCACTTGAAAGAGCAGACCCGGAGTTAAGAGTACAAATAGCACCACAGCCACAAAAATTGGACCCCAATCAGACATCTTTCAAGCTTTCCCTATGTAATTAACTTGGGAATGATTGTTGGAGCTAATGAGATTAtgggagaaaaatgaaaataatgatggAATTGGGAAACTTAGGAGGTGTTTATgtaaggaaagaaaagagagagtggAGACTAAAAGAGACTTTGGTGGGAAGAAAAGTAGATAAAGAGAGTGTGGGGCGGAGACTTATTAAGGGAGTTAATCACTTGGTTCCACTCCTATAGTCCCTACTTTTGTAACTTGTATACACGTGACAACTGGGAATAACTTGTTAGTCATGCTTGCTTTCAACATATCACACTACTGTTTTGGTTTTAGTTCTTGTACATTTACAAGAAGATGTATTGTAGAAGCAAATAAAAAGGGATTTGATTTGATTAGGCCTACATGCATACGATGTGATATTGTGCTTTTATATTGTAGGTTGTGCACAAAATCAACTAAAGTTAATGATCTGCTAGCGAAAAAGCTAAAGTTAATTATCAAAAACTTAATGATTTCTACTTCATGGAGAGCCCTTGATGGGTCACCCTTCtttttgattctctctctctctctctctcgatacaTTGAAATGAGAACTTAcgaataagaattttttttccatgtttCTTTTTACCGTTTCTTTTCAATCTTGAAATTGCATTTGGGAAAACAAGGTCTTACTGTTTTTATACACATCAAATTGAGTTCATACGCCCAAGAAGTAACGGATAATTCCTTcaacaaaaagcaaaagcaatatataattattattcatcaaaagaaagaaggaggAGGAAAAAAACATGAAAGAAGTTAATCAAGCCATCTAGGGCAGAGAGAGatcataaaacaattttttgcttctttatatttatatatatatatatacacacacacacacacacaatagtTGTCACCAAATAGTTAACGtcataattgaaaaaaaaaaaatggttaacgtcataagttttttttgatattttgtgtaGGATAAATTTTTTGGGCCGTAATTACTTTGGACTATAAAGTCCAAAACCTAAACTGACGAAAGAGAGTCACATAGGCCGAAGAATGGACATATGGATAAAGGGCCCATCCAGTCATCAACCCCCACTATAGCCCATGACAATTCATGCCCACTAACTGGGCAATCAAATTTGCTGAATAAAGAACTAACGAAACCCAAGTGCTATGTCTCGAAAGAAAATAAACCCATGTGTTAGACTCAACTTGGGCCAAGTCCAAAAAGGATTTAAAATCAAACGAAAACTAGTTGCAAACTTGTGGGACGCCCAAAAAGGCAAAGAGTTTAATGAAATGTAcctatttttaactttttgttatgatgaatatgattttttattttatttttagagagtttcaatccATAGCATCTGCTCttcaatttttggtttaggcaaagattaaaccttaaatttcatatttaactattagaaattttaaCAGTTGAACTAACTGTAACTCACGATTAATATAATTCTTAACTTATCTAATTTAAAatgcaaaatagaaatgaatgcatctctctctctctgactcaTCTctcttgataataaaaaaataaaataaataaacaaactctCCAAAATCCTTCCTCGAAGTTGAAAATGGTGACTCTTTGTGAAAATGTAAGGTCTTGAGTCAAAATGTTGAGTCTTTTTGGAGTTTTGGTAAGCACCCATCTTTCTTGACAACACTCTCCAAAATCCTTCCTTGAAATCGAAAAGTTAGAGAGAAAGAGcaaatgtgagagagaaaaaaggcaAATATCATTACTCCATTAAGACTCAATCTTTTTATGCACTACCTTCTACAAACATGATCAATTGGAGTATactctttttctctcattctctctcacatttctttcatctttattcaccttcacacacacacacacacacatatattggGAAAGGCTCATCTCCAATTTTAAAACTTCCagtttcctcccattttataaTAGATGAGTGACATGTGGAAATAAAATCATCCAAAGGTTAGAAAATTagcaaattttgttttcaaaaatagaatcaaaatcaaacctttttaaagataaaagtgTAGGAAGAAGGCTTTGATTCTTCAGATTCGGAGTCATATTCAATGACAGCACATGGATCAACAACCAAACTTTAGAAAGCGTGTGAGGCCAACAATGAAGGCTAGCTTTTTGGGTTTTACATATCGCAGGCCGATAAAGAGATTCTTGACATTGTAATGGAGGAATTTTCagtcatgtcttataaatagcatgcactcaCTGTAATGGAggaattattgaataaaaatcagaaaaacgtgaggttttgcttcttcttttggttcttcaagaactgtaaacttatcagggattcttccttgtggcattcaaatTTATACCTTCGGTTTGTGATTCTATAATAATCATTGGGTCgaggtctgttacttatacctttggtttgcatttcatttataaacattgggtcagggtttctatcaaaatctgaattttagctttcttgggcaactatgccaatatttttgttgggtctcaaacgtgtcgattgaggttcgcatcatttggtatcagagcacaggttctaaaatcaggtatactatccctttatctttttgtttcctgtttcatcctatcttgttccttttgtgttctGTATTCATTGTTCTTATTTTGTGGCGTGCACCA comes from Castanea sativa cultivar Marrone di Chiusa Pesio chromosome 3, ASM4071231v1 and encodes:
- the LOC142627314 gene encoding uncharacterized protein LOC142627314 translates to MSDWGPIFVAVVLFVLLTPGLLFQVPGRNGCVDFGNFQTSGASILIHSLLYFGLICIFLLAVKVHLYLG